Proteins encoded within one genomic window of Amorphus orientalis:
- a CDS encoding HpcH/HpaI aldolase family protein, with protein sequence MDTNAAFRRRLVGGERIVGTFVKTPSPPVIEILGRAGFDFLVLDAEHTAMGRETVDLCLLAARAAGIPMLVRIPVASAEWISTVLDAGAAGIMAPHVGSAAEAGRIAAAMRYGDGGRGFSPSVPAAGYGARSIADHLEQAAQETVLICQIEDPDAAETTCEIAAVDGVDALFVGPVDLAVACGRTDPRDPDVVDLTSRVLAVAGDGNARTGLFVGAMAKTARWEEDGATVFVAGTDQAFLKAGARAALAAPSG encoded by the coding sequence ATGGACACCAACGCCGCATTCCGCCGGCGTCTCGTCGGCGGCGAGAGGATCGTCGGCACCTTCGTGAAGACGCCGAGCCCGCCGGTGATCGAGATCCTCGGCCGGGCCGGATTCGACTTTCTGGTGCTCGACGCCGAGCACACGGCGATGGGGCGGGAGACGGTCGATCTGTGCCTGCTCGCCGCCCGGGCGGCTGGCATCCCGATGCTGGTTCGGATCCCCGTCGCCTCGGCGGAGTGGATCTCCACCGTGCTCGATGCTGGTGCTGCCGGGATCATGGCCCCCCATGTCGGCTCGGCCGCCGAGGCCGGACGGATTGCGGCGGCCATGCGCTACGGGGACGGCGGGCGCGGGTTCTCGCCCTCGGTTCCGGCGGCCGGCTATGGCGCGCGGAGCATTGCGGACCATCTGGAGCAGGCCGCGCAGGAAACGGTCCTGATCTGCCAGATCGAGGACCCGGATGCGGCCGAGACCACCTGTGAGATCGCCGCCGTCGATGGCGTCGACGCCCTGTTCGTCGGCCCCGTGGACCTGGCGGTTGCCTGCGGACGGACCGATCCGCGCGATCCGGACGTCGTGGATCTCACCTCCCGCGTCCTTGCTGTCGCGGGGGACGGAAACGCCCGGACCGGGCTATTCGTCGGAGCCATGGCGAAGACCGCGCGCTGGGAAGAAGACGGGGCGACGGTGTTCGTCGCCGGGACGGACCAGGCCTTTCTGAAGGCCGGCGCCAGGGCGGCCCTTGCCGCGCCGTCGGGCTGA
- a CDS encoding class I adenylate-forming enzyme family protein codes for MNLAEWLVRTARRTPDAPALLHGSQVVATYAEFAERAASIGAALRICHGVGRGDRVALTMGNCTAYLEALYGIWFAGAVAVPINYKLHPREMAFIIADSGARLVLTGDDADGIDCDVPKIAVSGPRFEKMRRHEAMAEPAPLPSDALAWLFYTSGTTGRPKGVMLTVANLQAMTFSYFVDVDEVFARDAALYAAPMSHGAGLYNFMHVLRGSRHVVPLSGGFDTAEILGLAGTVGNLSMFAAPTMVRRLVSHAKAIGHDGAGIRTIVYGGGPMYVADIEEAVDTLGARFVQIYGQGETPMTITALSRDEIVDRSHPRWRERLGSVGRAQSVVEVRVADEAGRTVAAGESGEILVRGPSVMAGYWRNEEATAESLRDGWLWTGDVGAMDADGYLTLMDRSKDVIISGGTNIYPREVEEVLLRHPSVAEVSVVGRPSAEWGEDVVAFVVAAEGATPDEADLDAHCRDEIARFKRPKAYVLVPELPKNNYGKVLKTELRKQLES; via the coding sequence ATGAACCTCGCCGAATGGCTTGTCCGCACCGCGCGCCGAACGCCCGATGCGCCGGCTTTGCTGCATGGCTCGCAGGTCGTTGCGACCTATGCGGAGTTCGCCGAGCGGGCCGCGAGCATCGGCGCGGCCCTGCGGATCTGCCACGGTGTCGGACGCGGGGACCGGGTCGCGCTGACGATGGGCAACTGCACGGCCTATCTCGAGGCGCTCTACGGGATCTGGTTTGCCGGCGCCGTCGCGGTGCCGATCAACTACAAGCTCCATCCCAGAGAGATGGCCTTCATCATCGCGGATTCCGGGGCGCGGCTCGTCCTGACGGGCGATGACGCGGACGGGATCGACTGCGATGTCCCGAAGATCGCGGTGTCGGGCCCCCGGTTCGAGAAGATGCGCCGGCACGAGGCCATGGCCGAGCCGGCGCCGCTTCCGTCGGATGCGCTGGCCTGGCTGTTTTACACGTCCGGAACGACGGGACGGCCGAAGGGCGTGATGCTGACGGTCGCCAACCTGCAGGCGATGACGTTTTCCTATTTCGTCGACGTCGACGAGGTGTTCGCCCGGGACGCCGCACTCTATGCCGCGCCCATGTCGCACGGGGCGGGCCTCTACAATTTCATGCACGTGCTGCGCGGCAGCCGGCACGTGGTGCCGCTCTCCGGCGGGTTCGACACCGCCGAGATCCTCGGCCTGGCAGGGACGGTGGGCAATCTCTCGATGTTCGCGGCGCCGACCATGGTCCGCCGGCTGGTGAGCCACGCCAAGGCCATCGGCCACGACGGGGCGGGCATCCGCACCATCGTCTACGGCGGCGGGCCGATGTACGTCGCCGACATTGAGGAGGCGGTCGACACGCTGGGCGCGCGCTTCGTCCAGATCTACGGACAGGGCGAAACCCCGATGACCATCACGGCGCTGTCGCGGGACGAGATCGTCGACCGAAGCCACCCGCGCTGGCGGGAGCGGCTCGGCTCCGTCGGCCGGGCCCAATCGGTCGTGGAGGTCCGGGTCGCCGACGAGGCGGGGCGGACGGTGGCGGCGGGCGAGAGCGGCGAGATCCTGGTGCGCGGTCCGAGCGTGATGGCCGGCTACTGGCGCAATGAAGAGGCGACGGCGGAGTCCCTGCGCGACGGGTGGCTGTGGACCGGCGACGTCGGCGCGATGGATGCGGACGGTTACCTGACCCTGATGGACCGCTCCAAGGACGTGATCATCTCCGGCGGCACCAACATCTATCCGCGCGAGGTGGAGGAAGTGCTGCTGCGCCATCCGTCGGTCGCCGAAGTCTCCGTCGTGGGCCGGCCGAGCGCGGAATGGGGCGAGGACGTCGTCGCCTTCGTGGTGGCGGCGGAGGGCGCGACGCCGGACGAAGCCGACCTCGACGCCCACTGCCGGGACGAGATCGCCCGCTTCAAGCGCCCGAAGGCCTATGTGCTCGTGCCGGAGCTGCCGAAGAACAACTACGGCAAGGTGCTGAAGACCGAACTCCGCAAGCAGCTGGAAAGCTGA
- a CDS encoding IclR family transcriptional regulator: MTDGLDKTTNQSTQVAFRIIEEMAQAGEGMRLTDIARRLDMPKARIYRFLQTLVALGYVAQDPETERYRLTIKLYHLGQAVADSTELIAVARPEMIRLRDATGQTTTLSVLEETGMRVIDIVRMETPVQIVTRPGALLAFHATAQGKLALAFGPPRLWDVVRAGGLPAITTDTTTDPAALERQVADVRARGWAIAPGEVLSGVNAISAPIFDADHAFVGSINIAGSVQSIRPDPDEDQISAVMGAGRTISISLGCTEYFG, encoded by the coding sequence ATGACCGACGGCCTCGACAAGACCACGAACCAATCGACCCAGGTCGCCTTCCGCATCATCGAGGAGATGGCGCAGGCCGGCGAGGGCATGCGTCTGACCGACATCGCGCGGCGCCTGGATATGCCGAAGGCCCGGATCTACCGCTTCCTGCAGACCCTCGTGGCGCTGGGCTACGTGGCCCAGGATCCGGAGACCGAGCGCTACCGGCTCACCATCAAGCTCTACCATCTGGGCCAGGCCGTCGCCGATTCCACCGAGCTCATCGCGGTGGCGCGGCCGGAGATGATCCGGCTGCGCGACGCCACCGGCCAGACCACCACCCTGTCGGTTCTCGAGGAGACCGGCATGCGGGTGATCGACATCGTGCGCATGGAAACGCCGGTCCAGATCGTGACCCGGCCGGGCGCGCTTCTGGCCTTCCATGCGACGGCCCAGGGCAAGCTCGCGCTCGCCTTCGGCCCGCCGCGCCTCTGGGACGTCGTGCGGGCTGGGGGACTGCCCGCGATCACCACCGACACCACGACGGATCCCGCCGCGCTGGAACGCCAGGTCGCGGACGTGCGCGCACGCGGCTGGGCGATCGCGCCGGGAGAGGTGCTGTCCGGCGTCAACGCCATCTCCGCCCCGATCTTCGACGCCGACCACGCCTTCGTCGGCAGCATCAACATCGCCGGATCGGTCCAGAGCATCCGACCCGATCCGGACGAGGACCAGATCTCGGCCGTCATGGGCGCGGGGCGGACCATTTCAATCAGTCTCGGTTGCACGGAGTATTTTGGATGA
- a CDS encoding heme ABC transporter ATP-binding protein, with amino-acid sequence MLTSESLGVYRGRWLLRDVSVRAEAGQTVAVIGPNGAGKSTLMKALAGEFRPEEGRVLLDGADIAGMSRQALAQRRAVLPQASVLAFPFTVREVAALGISVPSFPIPRARREQLVDRALEAVELSDLAGSTFDILSGGEKQRAQLARVLCQLWACEGQGTVPALFLDEPTASQDLAHQLSVLEIARRHARQGGAVVAVLHDLNLTAAWADRIVVMQNGSLYSEGTPQEVLTERMLAEVFHVRLTPGTVPDRTPYVLPQQAEPMRRAATG; translated from the coding sequence ATGCTGACATCGGAATCCCTGGGTGTTTATCGGGGTCGCTGGCTCCTGCGCGATGTGTCGGTGCGGGCCGAGGCGGGCCAGACCGTTGCCGTGATCGGCCCGAACGGGGCCGGAAAGTCCACGCTGATGAAGGCGCTCGCCGGCGAGTTCCGGCCGGAGGAAGGGCGCGTTCTTCTCGATGGTGCGGACATCGCCGGGATGAGCCGGCAGGCTCTCGCTCAGCGCCGCGCCGTGCTGCCCCAGGCGTCCGTCCTGGCCTTTCCCTTCACCGTGCGCGAAGTGGCCGCGCTCGGCATTTCCGTGCCGAGCTTTCCCATTCCCCGCGCCCGGCGCGAGCAGCTCGTCGACCGCGCGCTCGAGGCGGTTGAGCTTTCCGACCTCGCCGGCTCGACCTTCGACATCCTGTCGGGCGGCGAGAAGCAGCGCGCCCAGCTCGCCCGGGTGCTGTGCCAGCTCTGGGCCTGCGAGGGGCAGGGGACGGTCCCGGCGCTGTTTCTCGACGAGCCGACCGCGAGCCAGGACCTGGCGCATCAGCTTTCCGTGCTGGAGATCGCGCGGCGCCATGCCCGGCAGGGTGGCGCGGTGGTCGCGGTGCTGCACGATCTCAACCTGACCGCCGCCTGGGCCGACCGGATCGTGGTCATGCAGAACGGTTCGCTCTATTCGGAAGGGACCCCGCAGGAGGTCCTGACGGAGCGGATGCTGGCCGAGGTGTTCCATGTCCGGCTGACGCCGGGCACCGTGCCGGACCGGACGCCCTATGTCCTGCCCCAGCAGGCCGAACCGATGCGCCGCGCCGCGACGGGCTGA
- a CDS encoding heme/hemin ABC transporter substrate-binding protein — MKRAETGAARRFRAMALALVAGFGATGAAGASELSTPPPCGDGASGVDRSRIVSIGGTVTEILYDLGFGDRIVAVDTTSLYPPEALKEKPNVGYMRALSSEGVLSTSPSLLVVSEGSGPPDVLDVLERSSVPLVYVDDEPSADAVVDRVRFLGAVMCVPEKAETLAADIEVGFDSLADLRSRIEAPKRVLFVMSLQNGRPLVAGAGTSADAIIALAGAENAAADLTGYKPMSEEAVMEAAPDAVLMMERGAHSAPDVLALPAFRLTPAGRNGRLIEMDGLFLLGFGPRTPEAAADLARAVYPDLGRGTQE; from the coding sequence ATGAAGCGCGCCGAGACCGGCGCGGCTCGGCGCTTCAGGGCGATGGCGCTGGCGCTTGTGGCGGGATTCGGTGCCACGGGGGCTGCCGGAGCCTCGGAGCTGAGCACACCGCCGCCCTGCGGCGATGGCGCATCCGGAGTCGATCGCAGCCGCATTGTCTCGATCGGCGGGACCGTGACCGAGATCCTCTACGATCTCGGCTTCGGCGACCGCATCGTCGCCGTCGATACGACCAGCCTCTATCCGCCCGAGGCGCTGAAGGAGAAGCCGAACGTCGGCTACATGCGGGCGCTGTCGTCGGAAGGTGTGCTGTCGACCTCGCCATCGCTCCTCGTGGTGTCGGAGGGATCCGGGCCGCCGGATGTGCTGGATGTTCTGGAACGCTCCTCGGTGCCGCTGGTCTATGTGGACGACGAGCCGAGCGCCGATGCGGTTGTGGACAGGGTCCGGTTCCTCGGCGCGGTGATGTGCGTGCCGGAAAAGGCCGAGACCCTCGCCGCCGATATCGAGGTCGGCTTCGATAGCTTGGCCGATCTCCGCTCGCGCATCGAAGCGCCGAAGCGGGTCCTGTTCGTCATGTCGCTCCAGAATGGCCGCCCGCTCGTTGCGGGTGCGGGCACGTCCGCCGATGCCATCATTGCGCTCGCCGGCGCGGAGAATGCGGCGGCCGATCTGACCGGCTACAAGCCGATGAGCGAGGAAGCGGTCATGGAAGCCGCGCCGGATGCCGTGCTGATGATGGAGCGCGGTGCCCATTCCGCTCCGGACGTGCTCGCGCTGCCGGCCTTTCGTCTGACGCCGGCGGGCCGCAACGGCCGGCTGATCGAGATGGACGGCCTCTTTCTCCTCGGCTTCGGCCCGCGCACGCCCGAGGCGGCGGCCGATCTGGCCCGGGCCGTCTATCCGGACCTCGGCAGGGGGACCCAGGAGTGA
- a CDS encoding hydantoinase B/oxoprolinase family protein: MDGVELQILWSNMIGIVSEQARALQRIAFSPIVREAGDLANGLFDADARMVAQAVTGTPGHINSLAAAARNLLAHTDVTELKPGDVLITNDPWMSAGHFFDITVLSPIFRGDRLIGYAGSTIHHTDIGGYGIGSGARDIHEEGLWIPVTKLYEAGKPNETLFSIIKRNVRTPDALLGDLGAQVSSGMIASERLNALCDRYGLDDISELSDEIIKRSESAMREAISKLPHGTYHGASTFDVPGGQTITLKTAVTVDPNAGEITIDFEGSSGPSGSGINVVPAYTHAYATFAVRSTLNPDLPNNAGSLAPIKLKLPEECIVNAKYPSPVNARHVVGMYVPFPILKALSEVVPDRVVAEGSGAVWTIQIQGRDANGRPFTSSMFNYSGGMGARAEKPGLSAICYPTGVAAVPVEVLEASYPIAFTCKELERGSGGTGRQPGGDGQRIGYRMRTSHPWLLNTIPSRLKNPPEGLAGGGDGAPGRFEINGKPVLDTRKMEMQPDDEVFMVTPGGGGFGA; encoded by the coding sequence ATGGACGGCGTAGAACTTCAGATCCTGTGGAGCAACATGATCGGCATCGTGTCGGAGCAGGCGCGCGCGCTGCAGCGCATCGCCTTCAGCCCGATCGTGCGCGAGGCCGGCGATCTGGCGAACGGCCTGTTCGATGCCGACGCCCGCATGGTGGCCCAGGCCGTGACCGGCACGCCCGGCCACATCAACTCGCTGGCGGCTGCCGCGCGCAACCTGCTCGCCCACACCGACGTGACCGAGCTGAAGCCGGGCGACGTGCTGATCACCAACGATCCGTGGATGTCGGCCGGCCACTTCTTCGACATCACCGTCCTGTCGCCGATCTTCCGGGGTGACAGGTTGATCGGTTACGCCGGCTCGACGATCCATCACACCGACATCGGCGGCTACGGCATCGGCTCCGGCGCCCGGGACATCCACGAGGAAGGCCTCTGGATCCCCGTCACCAAGCTCTACGAGGCCGGCAAGCCCAACGAGACGCTGTTTTCCATCATCAAGCGGAACGTCCGCACCCCGGACGCGCTGCTCGGCGATCTGGGCGCCCAGGTCTCCAGCGGCATGATCGCCTCGGAGCGGCTCAACGCGCTCTGCGACCGCTACGGCCTGGACGACATCTCCGAACTCTCCGACGAGATCATCAAGCGGTCGGAATCGGCGATGCGCGAGGCGATCTCGAAGCTGCCGCACGGGACCTATCACGGCGCGTCGACCTTCGACGTGCCGGGCGGCCAGACGATCACGCTGAAGACGGCGGTGACGGTCGACCCGAACGCCGGCGAGATCACCATCGACTTCGAAGGGTCCTCCGGGCCGAGCGGGTCGGGCATCAACGTGGTGCCGGCCTATACCCACGCCTACGCGACCTTCGCGGTGCGCTCGACGCTGAACCCGGACCTGCCAAACAATGCCGGCAGCCTGGCGCCAATCAAGCTGAAGCTGCCCGAGGAATGCATCGTCAACGCCAAATACCCGTCGCCGGTGAACGCCCGCCACGTGGTCGGCATGTACGTCCCCTTCCCGATCCTGAAGGCGCTGTCGGAAGTGGTTCCCGACCGGGTGGTGGCGGAAGGGTCCGGCGCGGTCTGGACGATCCAGATCCAGGGCCGGGACGCCAACGGCCGACCGTTCACCAGTTCGATGTTCAACTATTCCGGCGGCATGGGCGCGCGGGCGGAAAAGCCCGGCCTCTCGGCGATCTGCTACCCGACGGGCGTGGCGGCGGTCCCGGTGGAGGTGCTGGAGGCGTCCTATCCGATCGCGTTCACCTGCAAGGAGCTGGAGCGCGGCTCCGGCGGGACGGGCCGGCAACCGGGTGGCGACGGCCAGCGCATCGGCTACCGGATGCGCACCAGTCATCCGTGGCTGCTGAACACGATCCCGAGCCGGCTCAAGAACCCGCCGGAAGGGCTTGCCGGCGGCGGCGACGGCGCGCCGGGCCGCTTCGAGATCAACGGCAAGCCCGTCCTCGACACCCGCAAGATGGAGATGCAGCCGGACGACGAGGTGTTCATGGTGACGCCCGGCGGCGGCGGCTTCGGAGCATGA
- a CDS encoding hydantoinase/oxoprolinase family protein: MTRFSLAIDIGGTFTDAVLLASDGRSFVDKTLTTHGNLLEGFFRGVDLVLDRAGVGPSDVDDVVVHATTVVTNALIERKGPGVALILTQGFRDILYIRDEHRYDMYDPQIEFAEPLIPSERTFTLDERIYADGTVEKGVDREAVREIIAQCRKAGVVSVAVCLLNAYRNSANEDEVRAIFAEEAPEIFVSLSSEIAPQMREYLRTSTVAINAYTVPITRPYLTALTEELDTRGFAQQPLIMLSNGGVIGAERAGRFPVRMIESGPAAGALVACYFSRLFGIPDLISFDMGGTTAKACMIQDHEPLVTGIFEVDRRYRFKPGSGMPITVPSIDMIEIGAGGGSIASIDSLGLLKTGPESAGSIPGPVCYGRGGEEPCVTDADVVLGIIDPDRFLGGDMTLDADGARAALGALGKKLGLTAEKAAWGVFEVVCEQMAAATRTHATDRGIDYRGMPMLAFGGAGPVHACMVAELVYAQKIIYPPLASVLSAFGTLVTPAQIDLVRSLVCLLEALDWEAVDATLQSMIDESSAALKEAGIRDEDLQFSFAVDMRYLGQQSEIRIDLPGDPRDARDAAAIRALFEAEYEAQYGLKLDDMAIEVVNWRVTGSGRKPERSTAPISDGDGKAASRTRTVHIHGEPQDVPVYQRKELTMADRITGPAIVEERETTIFILEGWTLGLHETGSLVAEKANGGR, from the coding sequence ATGACGCGGTTTTCCCTCGCGATCGATATCGGCGGGACGTTCACGGACGCGGTTCTGCTCGCCTCGGACGGGCGCAGCTTCGTGGACAAGACGCTGACCACCCACGGCAATCTGCTGGAAGGCTTCTTCCGCGGCGTCGACCTGGTGCTCGACCGTGCCGGCGTCGGCCCGTCCGACGTCGACGACGTGGTCGTGCACGCCACAACGGTGGTCACGAACGCCCTGATCGAACGGAAGGGACCGGGCGTCGCCCTGATCCTCACCCAGGGCTTTCGCGACATCCTCTATATCCGCGACGAGCACCGCTACGACATGTACGACCCGCAGATCGAGTTCGCGGAGCCGCTGATCCCAAGTGAGCGAACCTTCACCCTCGACGAGCGCATCTATGCCGACGGCACCGTGGAGAAGGGCGTGGACCGCGAGGCGGTCCGCGAGATCATCGCCCAGTGCCGAAAGGCCGGTGTGGTGTCCGTCGCCGTCTGCCTCCTCAACGCCTACCGCAACAGCGCCAACGAGGACGAGGTCCGGGCCATCTTCGCGGAGGAAGCGCCGGAAATCTTCGTCTCGCTGTCCAGCGAGATCGCACCTCAGATGCGCGAGTATCTGCGCACCTCCACCGTCGCAATCAACGCCTACACCGTGCCGATCACCCGGCCCTATCTCACCGCGCTGACCGAAGAGCTCGACACCCGCGGCTTTGCGCAGCAGCCGCTGATCATGCTGTCGAACGGCGGCGTCATCGGCGCGGAGCGGGCCGGACGCTTCCCGGTCCGGATGATCGAATCCGGTCCCGCGGCGGGCGCGCTGGTCGCCTGCTACTTCTCGCGCCTGTTCGGCATCCCCGACCTGATCTCCTTCGACATGGGCGGGACGACGGCCAAGGCCTGCATGATCCAGGATCACGAACCGCTAGTGACCGGCATCTTCGAGGTCGACCGGCGCTACCGGTTCAAGCCGGGCAGCGGCATGCCGATCACCGTGCCCTCCATCGACATGATCGAGATCGGCGCCGGCGGCGGCTCGATCGCCTCCATCGATAGCCTCGGCCTCCTGAAGACGGGACCGGAGAGCGCCGGCTCGATCCCCGGGCCGGTGTGCTACGGGCGGGGCGGCGAGGAGCCGTGCGTGACCGACGCCGACGTGGTTCTCGGCATCATCGATCCCGACCGGTTCCTGGGCGGCGACATGACCCTCGACGCCGACGGGGCGCGGGCGGCACTCGGCGCGCTGGGCAAGAAGCTCGGGCTCACCGCCGAAAAGGCCGCCTGGGGCGTGTTCGAGGTGGTCTGCGAGCAGATGGCGGCGGCCACCCGCACCCATGCCACCGACCGGGGCATCGACTATCGCGGCATGCCGATGCTGGCCTTCGGCGGCGCCGGGCCGGTCCACGCCTGCATGGTCGCGGAACTGGTCTATGCCCAGAAGATCATCTACCCGCCGCTGGCGAGCGTGCTGTCCGCCTTCGGCACCCTGGTCACACCGGCCCAGATCGACCTGGTGCGCAGCCTGGTCTGCCTGCTGGAGGCGCTGGACTGGGAGGCGGTCGACGCCACGCTCCAGTCGATGATCGACGAAAGCAGCGCCGCGCTGAAGGAGGCCGGCATCCGCGACGAGGACCTGCAGTTCTCCTTCGCCGTGGACATGCGCTATCTCGGCCAGCAGTCGGAGATCCGCATCGATCTTCCCGGCGACCCGCGCGACGCCCGCGACGCGGCCGCCATCCGCGCCCTCTTCGAGGCCGAGTACGAGGCCCAGTACGGGCTGAAGCTCGACGACATGGCGATCGAGGTGGTGAACTGGCGCGTCACCGGCAGCGGCCGCAAGCCGGAGCGGTCGACCGCGCCGATCAGCGACGGTGACGGCAAGGCCGCCTCCCGCACCCGCACCGTTCACATCCACGGTGAGCCCCAGGACGTGCCCGTCTACCAGCGCAAGGAGCTGACGATGGCCGACCGGATCACGGGCCCGGCGATCGTGGAAGAGCGCGAAACCACGATCTTCATTCTCGAAGGCTGGACCCTCGGCCTGCACGAAACCGGCAGCCTGGTTGCCGAAAAAGCCAACGGAGGCCGCTGA
- the hemP gene encoding hemin uptake protein HemP, which translates to MRWSAEELCGAAGEAVITLDGDDYRLRITSRRRLILTK; encoded by the coding sequence TTGCGCTGGTCGGCGGAGGAGCTGTGCGGTGCGGCCGGCGAGGCGGTGATCACGCTCGACGGGGACGACTACCGGCTGAGGATCACGTCGCGCCGGCGGTTGATCCTGACGAAGTGA
- a CDS encoding FecCD family ABC transporter permease → MAVVRKGDRRSAPLVVAGTGILLMIAVVLSLSLGATGISLDALPRVLSSWLSGAEAATPEALRERLVILEIRLPRTVLGLLVGAALALSGAVMQGLFRNPLADPGLIGVSSGAALAAVAVIALGDGLLSPVLGLLGPFAVPVSAFVGGLVATAVLYRLATRAGYTSVATLLLAGIALGALAGAVTGIIVFGSDDRELRDLTFWSMGSLGGASWQKIGAALPFLVAALLLIPYLVRVLNAFLLGEAEAGHLGVATERAKRIAMIAVAGAVASAVAVSGVIGFVGIVVPHVLRLVTGPDHRYVLPGSALLGGALLLAADSVARVIVAPAELPIGIVTALFGAPFFLWLLMRRRGGFG, encoded by the coding sequence ATGGCGGTCGTTCGCAAGGGCGATCGCCGGTCGGCGCCCCTGGTCGTGGCCGGCACCGGAATTCTGCTTATGATCGCTGTCGTCCTCTCTCTCTCGCTGGGAGCGACCGGCATCTCGCTTGATGCTCTGCCCCGGGTGCTGTCGTCCTGGCTGTCGGGCGCCGAAGCCGCGACACCGGAGGCGCTTCGCGAACGTCTCGTCATCCTGGAGATCCGGCTCCCACGCACGGTCCTCGGTCTTCTGGTCGGCGCCGCCCTGGCGCTGTCGGGTGCGGTCATGCAGGGGCTTTTTCGCAATCCGCTCGCGGACCCGGGCCTGATCGGGGTGTCGAGCGGCGCAGCACTGGCTGCGGTCGCGGTGATCGCGCTCGGGGACGGGCTGCTGTCCCCGGTCCTGGGACTGCTCGGCCCGTTCGCGGTTCCCGTCAGCGCCTTCGTGGGCGGGCTCGTGGCGACCGCCGTCCTCTATCGGCTCGCCACCCGGGCCGGCTACACCTCCGTCGCCACCCTGCTTCTGGCCGGCATCGCGCTCGGCGCGCTGGCGGGGGCCGTCACCGGCATCATCGTGTTCGGCAGCGACGACCGGGAGCTGCGCGATCTGACCTTCTGGTCCATGGGCAGTCTCGGCGGTGCGTCCTGGCAGAAGATCGGCGCGGCGTTGCCCTTCCTCGTCGCCGCGCTGCTGCTTATTCCGTATCTGGTCCGGGTTCTGAACGCCTTCCTTCTGGGAGAGGCGGAGGCCGGCCATCTCGGTGTGGCGACGGAACGCGCCAAGCGCATCGCCATGATCGCGGTCGCCGGTGCGGTCGCGTCCGCGGTGGCGGTCTCCGGCGTGATCGGGTTTGTCGGCATCGTCGTCCCCCACGTCCTGCGGCTGGTGACCGGTCCCGACCATCGCTACGTGCTGCCGGGCAGCGCGCTCCTGGGCGGAGCGCTGCTGCTGGCGGCCGATTCCGTCGCCAGGGTGATCGTGGCGCCCGCCGAGCTGCCCATCGGCATCGTCACCGCCCTGTTCGGCGCGCCCTTCTTCCTCTGGCTCCTGATGCGGCGGCGCGGCGGGTTCGGGTGA